CCCGAGTGCGCACCCTCCATACTTGTAGCCAGCGAGCAACACCGGTTCATTGTCGCTGAGCAGCTACGGGCCATTGACGTTGCTCCCGGCTCCATCATACTTGAGCCTTCAGCCAGGAATACCGCCCCTGCCGTTGCCTCTGCGGCCTTCTACGCCATGGAGTCCTCAGGTGATCCCTTGCTCCTCGTCCTTCCTTCAGACCACGTGGTCAGGGATCCCGTCGTCCTCGGGGCCGCAGTAGAGGCGGGCCGGCCTGCGGCCGAGGCAGGCATGCTCGTTACCTTCGGAATCCATCCTTCCGCGCCTGAGACTGGATATGGATATATACGCGCAGGTAGGCCGGTTCCCGGCTCCGATGGCGTCTATTCTGTGGATGCGTTCGTCGAGAAGCCTGACCAAAAGACCGCCGCCTCCTATCTTGCAGACGGCAGCTATTTCTGGAACAGCGGAATATTTCTCTTTAGAGCCAGCCGTTATTTAGAGGACCTTGCCCTGTTTGCCCCCGATATACATAAAGCCTGCCTGGCTGCATACGAGAACGCTGTAAAGGATCTGGACTTTCTCCGCCTTGGAGTCAGGGAGTTCGCCGCCTGTCCCTCCAATTCCGTGGACTATGCGGTCATGGAGCGCACTGACCGGGCTGCCGTCGTACCAATGGATCCTGGATGGAGCGATCTCGGGTCGTGGTCCGCTCTTCTCGATATCTCTCCCAGGGATGATGCCGGAAATGCCCTCTTAGGGGATGTCATCGCTCAGGGGACACGGAATTGCTATCTTCGAAGCGGACATCGCCTCCTTGCCGTCCTCGGCGTGCAGGATCTGGTCGTTGTCGAGACCTCCGACGCGGTCCTTGTCGCCCATCGCGACCGGGTCCAAGATATAAAGGAGATCGTCAAACGTCTCCAGGATGAGAAGAGACCAGAGGCCGTGGACCACCGCAGGGTCTTCCGTCCATGGGGATCCTATGAGGGGGTTGATGCCTCCGAGCGTTTCCAGGTGAAAAGGATCACCGTGAATCCTGGGGCGGTCCTGTCCCTCCAGATGCACCATCACAGGGCGGAACACTGGATAGTCGTCCGGGGGACCGCCAAGGTGACCAAAGGTGATGAGACGTTTCTCCTCACTGAGGACCAGTCCACATACATTCCATTGGGGACCGTCCATCGGCTCGAAAACCCAGGGGTCATCCCTCTCGATCTTATAGAAGTCCAGACGGGATCGTACCTTGGCGAGGACGATATCATCCGTTTCGAGGATCTCTACGGCAGACACGAACCGGATGTCACGCAAAAGTCACAAAATGGGCCCAAAGTTAAGGGAAAATGAACGCATATTATGCAACATGCCAACCGGAATAAATTTTTCCCTGAAGCAATTTTCCAAAATAAGCCGACGTTCGGGGTAGTTGTGGAATGAGGCGCCCATGGACGGGGCTCGAACGGCAAATCCGCCCCCATGGACGGGGGCTATTTGCCGCACGGAACAAATATCCCGAACGTCGGCTCACTGATTCAGGTTTTCA
This portion of the Deltaproteobacteria bacterium genome encodes:
- a CDS encoding mannose-1-phosphate guanylyltransferase/mannose-6-phosphate isomerase — its product is MSFVMILPVVLCGGSGTRLWPLSRKSYPKQFIPFLGHGSLLQETILRLREIPECAPSILVASEQHRFIVAEQLRAIDVAPGSIILEPSARNTAPAVASAAFYAMESSGDPLLLVLPSDHVVRDPVVLGAAVEAGRPAAEAGMLVTFGIHPSAPETGYGYIRAGRPVPGSDGVYSVDAFVEKPDQKTAASYLADGSYFWNSGIFLFRASRYLEDLALFAPDIHKACLAAYENAVKDLDFLRLGVREFAACPSNSVDYAVMERTDRAAVVPMDPGWSDLGSWSALLDISPRDDAGNALLGDVIAQGTRNCYLRSGHRLLAVLGVQDLVVVETSDAVLVAHRDRVQDIKEIVKRLQDEKRPEAVDHRRVFRPWGSYEGVDASERFQVKRITVNPGAVLSLQMHHHRAEHWIVVRGTAKVTKGDETFLLTEDQSTYIPLGTVHRLENPGVIPLDLIEVQTGSYLGEDDIIRFEDLYGRHEPDVTQKSQNGPKVKGK